One part of the Mariniblastus fucicola genome encodes these proteins:
- the ychF gene encoding redox-regulated ATPase YchF, protein MEAGIVGLPNVGKSTLFNALTESKSAASENYPFCTIEPNEGVITVPDDRLDKITTYITPQKVIPAVVKLVDIAGIVKGASEGEGLGNKFLSHIRAVDAILQVVRCFEDPDVIHVSGQVDPMADIETIEMELMLADIESLQSAQQKAGKTARSGNKEAIERLAVIDKCLAHLESETPLRKLELTEPEEKCIRSFGLMTLKPLLYVANVSEDDVEGTSELATKVREYAAGVGAGFVAVCASIESELAEVPAEDRGEMLDAYGLKEPALNVLAREAYRTLGLQSYFTAGEKEVRAWTVPVGTAAPQAAGVIHTDFEKTFIRVNVFTLDDLVEHGSENEIKNAGKLRVEGKAYIVQDGDICHFLCN, encoded by the coding sequence ATGGAAGCCGGAATCGTCGGTTTGCCAAACGTCGGCAAAAGCACGCTTTTTAATGCACTCACTGAGTCCAAGTCCGCTGCCAGTGAGAACTATCCGTTCTGCACGATCGAGCCAAACGAAGGCGTGATCACGGTCCCGGACGATCGGCTGGACAAAATCACGACGTACATCACGCCTCAAAAAGTCATCCCGGCGGTCGTCAAGCTGGTCGATATCGCGGGCATCGTGAAAGGCGCCAGTGAGGGCGAAGGCCTGGGCAACAAATTCCTCAGCCACATCCGAGCCGTCGACGCGATCCTGCAAGTCGTCCGCTGCTTCGAAGATCCCGACGTGATCCATGTTAGCGGCCAAGTCGATCCGATGGCGGATATTGAAACGATCGAAATGGAACTGATGTTGGCTGATATCGAGTCGCTGCAATCGGCTCAGCAGAAAGCCGGCAAGACGGCGCGAAGCGGAAACAAGGAAGCGATCGAACGGCTGGCTGTGATCGACAAGTGCCTTGCTCATCTGGAATCCGAAACGCCGCTGAGAAAGCTGGAGCTGACGGAACCGGAAGAGAAATGCATCCGCAGTTTCGGACTGATGACGCTCAAGCCGTTGCTCTATGTGGCGAACGTTTCCGAGGACGACGTCGAGGGCACCTCGGAATTGGCCACGAAAGTTCGCGAGTATGCGGCTGGCGTTGGGGCGGGTTTCGTGGCGGTTTGCGCGAGCATCGAATCCGAACTGGCAGAAGTTCCGGCAGAAGATCGCGGCGAGATGCTGGACGCTTACGGGTTGAAGGAACCAGCCCTGAACGTGTTGGCCCGTGAAGCGTATCGCACGCTTGGCTTGCAAAGCTATTTCACTGCCGGCGAGAAAGAAGTCCGTGCCTGGACGGTTCCGGTTGGAACGGCTGCTCCACAAGCTGCCGGCGTGATTCACACGGACTTCGAAAAGACGTTCATCCGCGTCAACGTTTTCACACTGGATGATCTGGTCGAACACGGCAGCGAGAACGAGATCAAGAACGCGGGGAAACTTCGCGTCGAAGGCAAGGCCTACATCGTGCAAGACGGCGACATCTGTCACTTCTTGTGCAACTAA
- a CDS encoding endonuclease/exonuclease/phosphatase family protein, producing the protein MNDEQNGIQKHRLIRWVGRRILSTSAAALTIVVVTTLAGFFARHHWLADLYTNLRMQQVIGLIGVGTILAIGRHWKWVVIAFVTLCVHVPWFASALVPERPTVGDVPDGQRELVVMTLNVLTSNRQHDKVLQQIETASPDVFTILELGTPLHERLEDGLSSTYPYRTTLPQDGGNFGIGLYSKHPLTDVDSFSTNIDSILSIGATVTVESAAYRIIATHPLPPIGRDGFQSRNEHLQMLGDRVAGLRRGNGSVPVVVMGDLNLTPWSPLFGDFESRSGLKLAQSGQGIIPTWYAKPKPIFPFGLVLDHVLLSDDLQCVRREVGGDVGSDHRAVIVTFANRNTK; encoded by the coding sequence GTGAATGACGAACAAAATGGAATTCAAAAACACAGACTCATTCGTTGGGTTGGGCGGCGAATCCTCAGTACATCAGCTGCCGCGTTGACTATTGTTGTCGTCACAACGTTGGCCGGTTTTTTCGCGCGGCACCACTGGCTTGCCGACCTGTACACTAACCTGCGGATGCAGCAGGTTATCGGATTGATCGGCGTGGGAACTATTCTTGCGATCGGTCGTCATTGGAAATGGGTTGTCATAGCGTTCGTCACGCTCTGTGTTCATGTTCCGTGGTTCGCTTCCGCCCTGGTGCCGGAGCGTCCCACCGTTGGCGATGTTCCGGATGGTCAACGTGAATTGGTTGTCATGACGTTGAATGTTCTGACTTCGAACCGGCAACACGATAAAGTCCTCCAGCAGATAGAGACTGCCAGTCCGGACGTATTCACGATCCTCGAGCTTGGAACTCCGCTGCACGAGCGATTGGAAGATGGGCTGTCCTCGACTTATCCGTACCGGACCACGCTGCCACAAGACGGAGGCAATTTTGGTATTGGCCTCTATTCGAAACATCCGCTGACGGATGTTGACAGCTTTTCGACGAACATAGATAGCATCCTGTCGATCGGAGCGACGGTGACGGTCGAATCTGCTGCGTACCGTATTATCGCGACTCACCCTTTACCGCCGATCGGCCGCGATGGGTTCCAGTCGCGAAACGAACATCTGCAGATGTTGGGGGATCGAGTCGCTGGACTTCGCCGCGGCAACGGTAGCGTGCCTGTTGTCGTGATGGGCGACCTGAACCTTACGCCATGGTCGCCGCTGTTTGGTGATTTCGAATCCCGGTCGGGGTTGAAGCTGGCCCAAAGTGGCCAGGGGATCATTCCGACCTGGTATGCGAAGCCAAAGCCAATATTCCCGTTCGGGCTGGTTCTGGACCATGTTCTGCTGAGCGATGATCTGCAATGTGTTCGCCGCGAGGTCGGTGGGGACGTCGGCTCCGATCACAGAGCCGTAATTGTCACATTTGCGAACCGAAACACCAAATAG
- the rpsD gene encoding 30S ribosomal protein S4, which translates to MARYTGPKGRINRRLQTAIYESAGALKALDKRGNQPPGMHTRFRRPSNYGQALMEKQKIKHYYGLGERQLRRYFDKATRQKGNTGANLLMLCEKRIDNVIRMVGLCKTRPQARQGVAHGHFLVNGAKMDRPSYQVRPGDVISIRPKGNLLRYYQTVRESGVEGEGIDWVSFDTEKLTATVQGAPSAEDISLPVDANTVVEFLSR; encoded by the coding sequence ATGGCACGTTATACAGGGCCCAAGGGCCGCATCAACCGTCGTTTGCAAACGGCAATCTACGAATCCGCTGGAGCACTCAAGGCTCTGGACAAGCGTGGCAACCAGCCTCCTGGTATGCACACTCGCTTCCGTCGTCCGTCCAACTATGGACAGGCTTTGATGGAAAAGCAAAAGATCAAGCACTATTACGGATTGGGCGAACGCCAACTGCGTCGCTATTTCGATAAAGCGACTCGCCAAAAAGGTAACACCGGTGCGAACCTGTTGATGCTCTGTGAGAAGCGTATCGACAACGTTATCCGCATGGTTGGTCTGTGCAAGACGCGTCCTCAAGCCCGTCAAGGTGTGGCTCACGGTCACTTCCTGGTCAACGGAGCCAAAATGGACCGTCCTTCGTATCAGGTTCGTCCTGGCGATGTGATTAGCATCCGCCCAAAAGGTAACTTGCTGCGTTACTACCAAACGGTTCGCGAATCTGGCGTTGAGGGCGAAGGCATCGATTGGGTTTCTTTCGATACCGAAAAACTGACCGCAACGGTTCAGGGTGCTCCTTCGGCCGAAGACATTTCGCTTCCAGTAGACGCCAACACGGTCGTCGAATTCCTGTCGCGTTAA
- the lpdA gene encoding dihydrolipoyl dehydrogenase: MQTQLVVIGGGPGGYAAAFLAADEGMEVVIVEADVRLGGTCLIRGCIPSKALLHVARVLSETAELEHDWGVSFGTPQIELEKLRDRKNRVVDTLTGGLDGLAKQRKVTVVQARAKFVNSTTIELEGDHESIPEGKQITFEHAIIATGSVPAMPGAFNLGSDRVMDSTGALNLADIPESMLVIGGGYIGLEMGTVYANLGTQVSVVELQDGLLMGADRDLVRPLEKHLKVLFNERIFLETKVGSLSLDGDKVQVTFEGPKKFGTESYDRVLVSVGRWPNTKNLGLENTSVQTDEKGFVKHDGSLRTDDANIFVIGDAAGEPMLAHKANHEGRHAIEVILGHATTFDRRTIPAVVFTDPEIAWTGLTVEEAKAQNVPHEVVKYPWAASGRAQAIGRTEGVTKWLVDPESEQVIGCGIVGPGAGELIAEAALAIEMGCEVRDISETIHAHPTLSETMMNAAEVFYGTATEIYRPKRKK; this comes from the coding sequence ATGCAAACTCAACTGGTCGTAATCGGTGGCGGTCCTGGTGGCTACGCGGCAGCTTTCCTCGCAGCAGACGAAGGCATGGAAGTGGTCATCGTCGAGGCCGACGTTCGGCTCGGCGGAACCTGTTTGATCCGCGGATGCATTCCGTCCAAAGCCCTGTTGCATGTGGCTCGCGTCCTTTCGGAGACCGCTGAGCTGGAACACGATTGGGGCGTCAGTTTTGGCACGCCGCAGATTGAGCTGGAGAAACTTCGCGATCGCAAAAACCGCGTCGTCGACACGCTCACCGGCGGACTCGATGGACTTGCCAAGCAACGCAAGGTCACCGTTGTGCAGGCTCGAGCCAAGTTTGTGAACTCAACGACGATTGAGCTTGAAGGCGATCACGAATCGATTCCGGAAGGCAAGCAGATTACCTTTGAGCACGCAATTATCGCGACAGGTAGCGTGCCGGCGATGCCTGGAGCTTTCAATCTTGGCTCCGATCGCGTGATGGATTCGACGGGTGCTTTGAATCTGGCCGACATCCCGGAATCGATGTTGGTCATCGGCGGCGGATACATCGGCCTGGAAATGGGAACCGTTTACGCGAACCTTGGAACACAAGTCAGCGTGGTCGAATTGCAGGATGGGTTGCTGATGGGCGCCGATCGCGATTTGGTTCGTCCGTTGGAAAAGCACCTCAAAGTTCTGTTCAACGAACGGATCTTCCTGGAAACGAAAGTCGGTTCGCTGTCTCTCGATGGCGACAAAGTTCAGGTGACGTTTGAGGGCCCGAAGAAGTTTGGCACCGAGTCCTACGATCGCGTCTTGGTTTCGGTTGGGCGTTGGCCAAACACAAAGAACCTTGGCCTTGAAAATACATCTGTTCAGACGGACGAAAAAGGCTTCGTCAAGCACGATGGATCGCTGCGGACTGACGACGCAAATATCTTTGTGATCGGCGACGCGGCTGGCGAACCAATGCTGGCTCACAAAGCCAACCACGAGGGTCGTCACGCGATTGAGGTCATTCTCGGTCATGCGACAACGTTCGACCGACGCACGATTCCTGCGGTCGTCTTCACCGATCCGGAAATCGCATGGACAGGACTGACGGTAGAAGAAGCGAAGGCTCAAAACGTTCCGCACGAAGTCGTGAAGTATCCGTGGGCTGCCAGCGGTCGTGCTCAGGCGATCGGCCGCACCGAAGGGGTGACGAAATGGCTGGTCGATCCTGAAAGCGAACAGGTTATTGGCTGTGGCATCGTTGGCCCGGGGGCTGGTGAGCTGATCGCCGAAGCCGCGTTGGCGATCGAGATGGGCTGCGAAGTCCGCGACATCTCCGAGACGATTCACGCGCATCCGACGCTTAGCGAAACGATGATGAACGCTGCGGAAGTATTCTACGGCACCGCGACCGAGATCTATCGCCCAAAGCGTAAGAAGTAA
- the map gene encoding type I methionyl aminopeptidase codes for MFRYVLRSKREIKKMRAAGLVVWEAHQSAARMIGPGVSTAEINQVYIDVFARHDATPLFLNYGGTEERPPFPAEICASINDEVVHGIPSAGRVLEEGDIIAVDTGCRVNGWCGDAAVTHAIGEIDDEAAKLLQVTQQTLDLATDAMGRCSKWSEVAKEMEDFVHAGGFSVVEEMVGHGIGKELHEPPQVPNYLSPSLKASEDFDLRPGLVLAVEPMVNAGVKEILEEDDGWTIVTGDAKPSAHFEHTLAITADGVKRLTGPPNDEELSSMPEWLHDSSKWLIW; via the coding sequence ATGTTCCGCTACGTTCTCCGCTCCAAACGCGAAATCAAAAAGATGCGTGCGGCCGGACTTGTTGTCTGGGAAGCTCATCAGTCTGCGGCTCGAATGATCGGACCCGGGGTCTCGACCGCCGAAATCAATCAGGTCTACATCGACGTGTTTGCTCGGCACGACGCCACGCCCCTGTTTCTCAACTACGGTGGAACCGAAGAGCGTCCGCCCTTCCCTGCCGAGATCTGTGCGTCGATCAATGACGAAGTCGTCCACGGGATTCCGTCTGCAGGTCGCGTCCTCGAAGAAGGCGACATCATCGCCGTCGATACGGGCTGTCGAGTCAACGGTTGGTGCGGCGACGCAGCGGTGACTCACGCAATCGGCGAAATTGATGACGAAGCCGCGAAGCTATTGCAGGTGACTCAGCAAACGCTCGACCTTGCCACCGACGCGATGGGTCGCTGCAGCAAGTGGTCGGAAGTCGCCAAAGAAATGGAAGACTTCGTCCATGCAGGCGGCTTTTCCGTTGTCGAAGAAATGGTCGGCCACGGCATCGGGAAGGAATTGCACGAACCGCCGCAGGTTCCGAACTATCTTTCTCCGTCACTGAAAGCCAGCGAAGATTTCGACCTCCGGCCTGGCCTGGTTCTGGCCGTCGAGCCAATGGTCAACGCGGGCGTCAAGGAAATCCTGGAAGAGGACGACGGTTGGACGATCGTAACGGGCGACGCCAAGCCCAGTGCTCATTTCGAGCACACGTTGGCCATCACCGCTGACGGCGTCAAGCGTCTGACAGGCCCGCCGAACGACGAAGAACTTTCGTCGATGCCGGAGTGGCTTCACGATTCAAGCAAATGGCTGATTTGGTAA
- the trhA gene encoding PAQR family membrane homeostasis protein TrhA translates to MDEWYSISGFNDPMSSLSHLVGLVLFAAFSIFLVISAWHSRSKLLFSLQFIAATLFMLSMSFVYHMMAIGSTAREVMLRLDVASIFILIASTFTVIHGMLFVGRKRWMIPTALWSIVIVGVTLRTIFFHSIPSVVGDGIFLLMGWLGAASSWLLWKEFGFEGIKLVVIGGLFYTVGALINATGQPVFIQKVWGPHETFHLLVLAGLGTHWAFVWSIADGSFQRNVVKASRRNRLNG, encoded by the coding sequence ATGGACGAATGGTATTCGATTAGCGGATTCAATGATCCGATGAGCAGCCTGTCTCATCTGGTGGGGCTGGTTCTGTTCGCCGCCTTCTCGATCTTTCTTGTGATCTCTGCCTGGCATTCGCGTTCAAAGCTGTTGTTCAGTTTGCAATTCATTGCCGCCACGCTTTTCATGCTGTCGATGAGCTTCGTCTATCACATGATGGCGATTGGCAGCACGGCCCGAGAAGTCATGTTGCGGTTGGACGTTGCATCCATCTTCATTTTGATCGCCAGCACTTTCACCGTCATTCACGGCATGCTGTTCGTTGGCCGCAAACGCTGGATGATTCCGACTGCGTTGTGGTCGATTGTGATTGTTGGCGTGACACTTCGCACCATTTTCTTCCACAGTATTCCATCCGTTGTCGGTGACGGGATCTTTTTGCTGATGGGTTGGCTGGGCGCGGCGTCATCGTGGCTGTTGTGGAAAGAATTCGGTTTCGAGGGCATCAAGCTGGTCGTCATCGGCGGCCTGTTCTACACGGTCGGAGCGTTGATCAATGCTACTGGCCAGCCAGTTTTCATCCAGAAAGTCTGGGGCCCGCACGAGACATTTCATTTGCTGGTCCTTGCCGGACTGGGAACCCATTGGGCTTTCGTTTGGTCGATCGCAGACGGTTCGTTTCAGAGAAACGTGGTCAAGGCTTCCAGACGTAATCGTTTGAATGGCTAA
- a CDS encoding ankyrin repeat domain-containing protein, giving the protein MSTRSLHLTLLILILFVSELRAQTWHPFEGSPQEFLQKGQPEEALRIMMSNPKWISLGDSRGRTPLHYAAKLNLPDVAKWLLENGADVNAAAKKNTSLTYSGTRSRVQEILKRPYGETALMFARTREMAKLLLDRGADINAVNELGETPLFLTQSPEVAKYLIANVSDLELKDNFGQTALQSVTKSIENGRFRVDEEDRKAYWRRRSEIAFELIKAGAECDIESAICLGDLVQVKRKYRPGPNNEYSFALKTAVRVGQVEIFKYLLAEESIDFNKPKLGYDSLFHHALKHPAIVKLFIENGADVNATLGLSGGMSGMHIIGLKALVIHHAVNVSAPPASIKLILDAGADPFDQCESINGLRDGESDLVTPIDVAFWHSAFGDNSEIVLALIGHEKFQIDEKGQRQELFDRYLFQCFGMEKSTDLVKIMIDKGANPKARFNGFSALQANWLSYELIGGKRVAATNQSCFDVANLLIEKGLKQDLETSVMFGDLQAVERLLAQGERLKDDCHYNAIGICIKERRPEMLQCLLESGVKIEEGPLAWAAAMGQRQIVEMLLQHGADVNEHDRFFGTPLHRAVRVGHTDIVKLLLENGADPEVKDGKGKTALQVCDDPKRRVEIQTIFETYANESKD; this is encoded by the coding sequence GTGAGTACTCGCAGTCTGCATTTGACATTGCTGATTCTGATACTGTTCGTGTCCGAGTTGCGAGCTCAAACTTGGCATCCATTTGAAGGTTCACCTCAGGAATTCCTACAAAAGGGACAACCTGAAGAGGCTTTGCGCATCATGATGTCGAATCCGAAGTGGATTTCACTTGGTGACTCGAGGGGGAGAACTCCTCTGCACTACGCTGCCAAGCTAAATTTGCCGGACGTGGCGAAGTGGCTGCTTGAAAACGGAGCAGACGTAAACGCAGCGGCGAAAAAGAATACATCTCTAACGTATTCGGGAACGCGTTCCAGAGTGCAAGAAATATTGAAAAGGCCATATGGTGAGACCGCCTTGATGTTCGCGCGAACGCGCGAGATGGCCAAGCTGCTACTGGACCGCGGTGCTGACATCAATGCAGTGAATGAACTTGGAGAAACACCTTTGTTCCTCACTCAATCTCCCGAAGTCGCGAAATATCTGATTGCCAATGTCTCCGATCTTGAACTGAAAGACAATTTCGGTCAGACAGCTCTGCAATCTGTTACCAAGTCGATTGAAAATGGCCGCTTTCGAGTCGACGAAGAAGACAGGAAGGCGTATTGGAGGAGGCGATCCGAGATCGCTTTTGAGTTGATCAAAGCTGGAGCGGAATGCGATATCGAATCAGCAATTTGCCTTGGTGATTTGGTACAGGTGAAACGAAAGTATCGGCCAGGACCCAACAATGAATATTCATTTGCTCTTAAGACAGCTGTTCGCGTAGGCCAAGTTGAAATTTTCAAGTATCTTCTTGCCGAAGAATCCATTGACTTCAACAAGCCTAAACTTGGCTATGATTCGCTTTTTCATCATGCACTTAAACACCCCGCGATCGTCAAGCTGTTTATCGAAAACGGTGCAGATGTGAATGCGACGCTTGGACTCTCCGGTGGCATGTCGGGAATGCACATTATCGGGCTTAAGGCGTTGGTCATCCACCATGCTGTCAACGTCTCCGCGCCGCCAGCGTCGATCAAGCTAATTCTTGATGCGGGAGCTGACCCGTTTGATCAATGTGAGTCTATCAACGGCTTAAGAGACGGTGAGAGCGACCTTGTTACTCCGATCGATGTCGCGTTTTGGCACAGCGCATTTGGTGATAACTCCGAAATTGTCCTTGCGTTGATTGGGCATGAGAAATTTCAGATTGATGAAAAGGGCCAACGGCAAGAGCTGTTTGATCGCTACCTGTTTCAGTGTTTTGGAATGGAAAAATCGACCGACCTTGTCAAGATCATGATCGACAAAGGCGCAAATCCTAAAGCACGTTTCAACGGCTTCTCGGCACTTCAGGCGAACTGGCTGTCGTATGAACTCATTGGCGGAAAGCGTGTCGCCGCGACCAATCAAAGTTGCTTTGACGTTGCCAACTTGCTGATCGAAAAAGGATTGAAGCAGGATTTGGAAACATCGGTCATGTTCGGCGACTTGCAAGCTGTTGAGAGATTGCTGGCCCAAGGAGAGAGGCTCAAAGACGACTGTCACTACAATGCAATCGGGATTTGCATCAAGGAACGCCGACCAGAGATGCTGCAATGCCTTCTTGAATCAGGCGTCAAAATCGAAGAAGGGCCGTTGGCTTGGGCTGCCGCGATGGGGCAAAGGCAAATAGTGGAAATGCTGTTGCAACATGGTGCGGACGTGAACGAACATGATCGGTTTTTCGGAACGCCATTGCACCGTGCGGTAAGAGTTGGCCATACCGATATTGTCAAACTGCTGCTTGAAAACGGAGCTGACCCGGAAGTGAAAGATGGGAAGGGGAAAACTGCCTTGCAGGTATGTGATGATCCCAAACGCCGAGTCGAGATTCAAACGATTTTC